The window TTCTAATTTAGAGAAAGGTGATGCTATGAACGTCGATCGCATGATTTTCGCAATTGCCGGGCTGTTTATCCTGATCAGCGTTGGTCTGTCTCAGATTCACAGTATTCACTGGCTGTGGTTTACCGCGTTTGTTG of the Thalassolituus hydrocarboniclasticus genome contains:
- a CDS encoding YgaP family membrane protein — translated: MNVDRMIFAIAGLFILISVGLSQIHSIHWLWFTAFVGANMFQAAFSGFCPLAMILKKLGVDTGKAFQ